A window of Desulforhopalus sp. contains these coding sequences:
- a CDS encoding integration host factor subunit alpha has translation MTLTKADLVQQVYKNHEGLTKAQATDSVEAFLRISKDSLINGSDLLLSGFGKFNVKRKNARRGRNPQTGDELTLDARRVVTFKPSGILREKINAS, from the coding sequence ATGACCCTTACAAAAGCTGATTTGGTCCAGCAAGTGTACAAAAACCACGAGGGGTTAACAAAAGCCCAGGCTACCGATTCAGTAGAAGCATTTCTTCGTATCTCGAAAGATTCACTGATAAATGGTTCCGATCTCTTATTAAGTGGTTTCGGCAAATTTAATGTGAAACGGAAAAATGCACGTCGGGGCAGAAACCCACAAACCGGAGATGAGCTCACCCTTGATGCTCGGCGTGTTGTCACCTTCAAGCCATCTGGGATTTTAAGGGAAAAGATAAACGCATCTTAA